One window from the genome of Streptomyces sp. NBC_00708 encodes:
- a CDS encoding substrate-binding domain-containing protein, which translates to MRIHVGQRRERVLALVQERGSLRVAALADELGVSAVTLRRDVEYLTAEGKLRRLHGAVVWPGAPAVDQQADSTPSLEGGEAEGFMVGMIVPTRNYIFADVIRGAREAVEAAAGRLVLGMSGYAEEEDLRQAEHLLASGAEGLLVAPSWYEGVPAPGQADWLLQSGIPVVLLERSAPPGNPVAGMDRVRTDRAYGAAMAVGHFARLGHRRVAALLQPGPHANQVTEGFRAAVASLGMAAVPGMPYVFEYGAYDDVLDRLVTAVKDHGATAALVHSDEDAIILVPRLRLRGIRVPEDLALIAYDDEVSELSEVPLTAVAPPKRAVGEYAAKLLITRLAEVRSGSPAGPRQHLNLLPELRVRESCGVRSQEVN; encoded by the coding sequence GTGCGGATTCATGTCGGTCAGCGCCGGGAACGCGTGCTCGCTCTCGTGCAGGAGCGTGGCAGTCTGCGCGTTGCGGCGCTGGCGGATGAACTCGGCGTCTCGGCCGTCACGTTGCGCCGGGACGTGGAGTACCTGACTGCCGAGGGCAAGCTGAGGCGGCTGCACGGAGCTGTGGTCTGGCCCGGTGCGCCGGCTGTCGACCAGCAGGCGGACAGTACGCCTTCCCTGGAAGGCGGCGAAGCCGAGGGCTTCATGGTGGGCATGATCGTCCCGACCCGCAACTACATCTTCGCCGATGTCATCAGGGGTGCCCGCGAGGCAGTGGAAGCCGCTGCGGGTCGTCTCGTGCTGGGCATGTCCGGCTATGCCGAGGAGGAGGATCTCCGGCAGGCCGAGCACCTGCTCGCGAGTGGCGCCGAGGGGCTCCTCGTGGCGCCGAGCTGGTACGAGGGAGTGCCCGCGCCCGGACAGGCGGACTGGCTTCTCCAAAGCGGGATTCCCGTCGTGCTGCTGGAGCGGTCCGCGCCCCCCGGCAACCCCGTGGCAGGCATGGATCGGGTACGCACCGACCGGGCCTACGGTGCCGCCATGGCGGTCGGGCATTTCGCCCGCCTGGGACACCGTAGGGTCGCGGCACTCCTACAGCCCGGACCGCATGCCAACCAGGTCACCGAGGGCTTCCGGGCGGCCGTGGCCTCCCTGGGGATGGCCGCGGTGCCGGGCATGCCCTACGTCTTCGAGTACGGCGCCTACGACGATGTGCTCGACCGCCTCGTGACCGCGGTGAAGGACCACGGGGCGACGGCGGCGCTCGTTCACAGTGACGAAGACGCGATCATCCTCGTGCCGAGGCTGAGGCTGCGAGGGATCCGCGTCCCGGAGGACCTCGCGCTCATCGCGTACGACGACGAGGTGTCCGAACTGTCGGAGGTGCCGCTGACCGCCGTCGCCCCACCTAAGCGGGCTGTTGGTGAGTATGCGGCGAAGCTGCTGATCACCAGGCTCGCGGAGGTCCGCAGTGGGAGCCCCGCCGGCCCCCGCCAGCACCTGAACCTGCTTCCGGAGCTGCGTGTGCGAGAGTCGTGCGGGGTACGATCGCAAGAAGTGAATTGA
- a CDS encoding polysaccharide lyase 8 family protein, producing the protein MTSSFPEPRTSPCSRRGFLSGAAAAGAVLAVGLPRAAAAAEGPVSVDEFAELRAKWRTLYLGEGFSPTAEPFKSKLATLGAQAGAWQDSMTPSAGSLWPDAVFADPEPDADTESYGFSEKIQASYERIRVLAEAFCQPGTGLTGDASLKAAILLAIDHMSAQVYNKSQTQYGNWYNWQIGAPQRLLDICVLMHDHLSAEQIAAAVQAIDHFVPDSAVAAYTGTSTGANRIDLCRVLALRGMLDGTATKIALARDAISPVFPYVTSGDGLYEDGSLIQHTYVAYTGSYGAVLIDGLAKLFALLGGTSWAITDPQRQIFLNSVEKAYAPFLHDGLMMDSVSGRAISRGVASADPLKIQQDDHARGHSVIASIILLGLGASADENARWRALAKGWLKRDRYSDVTSGRTLGVAALSRVAAVLDDIGVKAASEPTGHQAFPGMARSAHRTGQFAASLSLASKDITYYENGNGENVRGWHTGSGMLYWWAEGDSVGGGQYSDGYWPTVDPYRLPGTTASRKTLADGEGGVWGIARPDTTWVGGATDGTFATIAQDLRGLSSTMRAKKSWFFLDDSVVCLGAGITGSDGVGVETVVDNRNLGGAGAAKLRIDGRTRLSGEAPGTLVEDARWAHLSGHGGYVFPDGMTLTALREERTGTWSAINGGGSTDPVSRRYVTLLADHGTDPVDASYAYILMPGASELRTMTRALNPLWLDVTENSGARQAVRVPSLGFTGITFWEPGTAGKVTVDAPLSVQIRERRDGTATVCVSDPNRTVKGCTVTWRRPVRSVASKPASVTGVETGRELKLTFGDLGGAKGVTQKVTVRLV; encoded by the coding sequence ATGACGTCCTCCTTCCCCGAGCCACGTACATCTCCTTGTTCCCGCCGAGGCTTCCTTTCCGGCGCCGCGGCAGCGGGGGCCGTGCTGGCCGTGGGACTGCCCCGTGCTGCTGCCGCCGCCGAGGGCCCGGTCTCCGTGGACGAGTTCGCCGAACTGCGAGCGAAATGGCGCACGCTGTACCTCGGAGAGGGTTTCAGCCCCACCGCCGAACCCTTCAAGTCGAAGCTCGCCACTCTCGGAGCCCAGGCCGGCGCCTGGCAGGACTCGATGACGCCCTCGGCGGGATCACTCTGGCCCGACGCCGTGTTCGCCGACCCGGAGCCCGACGCGGACACGGAGTCGTACGGCTTCTCCGAGAAGATCCAGGCCAGCTACGAACGCATCCGGGTCCTCGCCGAGGCGTTCTGCCAGCCCGGGACCGGGCTGACCGGCGATGCCTCGCTCAAGGCCGCCATCCTGCTCGCCATCGACCACATGAGTGCCCAGGTCTACAACAAGTCCCAGACGCAGTACGGCAACTGGTACAACTGGCAGATCGGCGCGCCACAGCGCCTGCTCGACATCTGCGTCCTGATGCACGACCACCTCTCGGCCGAACAGATCGCGGCGGCCGTCCAGGCCATCGACCACTTCGTGCCGGACTCCGCTGTCGCCGCCTACACCGGCACGAGCACCGGCGCGAACCGCATCGACCTGTGCCGGGTGCTCGCGCTGCGGGGCATGCTCGACGGCACGGCGACGAAGATCGCCCTGGCCCGGGACGCGATCTCGCCGGTCTTCCCCTACGTGACGTCCGGAGACGGGCTCTACGAGGACGGCTCGCTCATCCAGCACACGTACGTGGCGTACACGGGTTCCTACGGGGCGGTTCTGATCGACGGCCTGGCCAAACTGTTCGCCCTGCTCGGCGGCACCAGTTGGGCGATCACCGACCCCCAGCGGCAGATCTTCCTCAACTCGGTGGAGAAGGCGTACGCGCCGTTCCTTCATGACGGCCTCATGATGGACAGCGTGTCCGGCCGTGCCATCAGCCGAGGCGTCGCCTCCGCGGATCCGCTCAAGATCCAGCAGGACGACCACGCGCGCGGTCACAGCGTGATCGCTTCGATCATCCTGCTCGGCCTGGGTGCGAGTGCGGACGAGAACGCCCGCTGGCGGGCCCTGGCCAAGGGGTGGCTCAAGCGGGACCGCTACAGCGACGTGACGTCGGGGCGCACCCTGGGTGTGGCCGCGCTGTCCCGAGTCGCTGCGGTTCTCGACGACATCGGCGTGAAGGCGGCGTCCGAGCCGACGGGTCACCAGGCGTTCCCCGGTATGGCCCGCAGCGCCCATCGCACCGGGCAGTTCGCCGCCAGCCTCTCCTTGGCCTCGAAGGACATTACGTACTACGAGAACGGCAACGGCGAGAACGTCCGCGGCTGGCACACGGGTTCGGGGATGCTCTACTGGTGGGCCGAAGGGGACAGCGTGGGTGGCGGCCAGTACAGCGACGGCTACTGGCCCACGGTCGACCCCTACCGGCTGCCCGGCACCACCGCGTCACGCAAGACGCTCGCCGACGGCGAAGGCGGCGTCTGGGGGATCGCCAGGCCCGACACCACATGGGTGGGAGGGGCGACCGACGGCACCTTCGCGACGATCGCCCAGGACCTGCGCGGGCTGTCGTCAACGATGCGGGCGAAGAAGTCCTGGTTCTTCCTTGACGATTCGGTGGTCTGTCTGGGCGCAGGGATCACCGGCTCGGACGGCGTCGGCGTGGAGACGGTCGTCGACAACCGCAACCTCGGCGGCGCCGGCGCGGCGAAGCTGAGGATCGACGGTCGTACGCGACTGTCCGGGGAAGCGCCCGGCACTCTGGTCGAGGATGCCCGGTGGGCCCACCTGTCGGGCCACGGCGGCTACGTCTTCCCTGACGGCATGACGCTGACGGCGCTGCGCGAGGAGCGCACGGGAACGTGGAGCGCGATCAACGGGGGCGGATCCACCGACCCCGTCAGCCGCCGCTATGTGACGCTGCTTGCCGACCACGGAACCGACCCGGTCGATGCCTCCTACGCCTACATCCTGATGCCCGGTGCCAGTGAACTCCGGACCATGACAAGGGCGTTGAACCCCCTCTGGCTCGACGTGACCGAGAACTCCGGTGCACGGCAGGCCGTCCGGGTCCCGTCGCTCGGCTTCACGGGAATTACCTTCTGGGAACCCGGCACGGCGGGGAAGGTCACCGTGGACGCGCCGCTGAGCGTGCAGATCCGCGAGCGGAGGGACGGCACGGCCACGGTCTGCGTCAGCGATCCGAACCGAACCGTGAAGGGCTGCACCGTCACCTGGCGGCGGCCGGTCCGGTCCGTCGCGTCGAAGCCCGCCTCGGTGACGGGAGTCGAGACGGGCCGCGAGCTCAAGCTGACGTTCGGTGACCTCGGCGGAGCCAAGGGCGTGACACAGAAGGTGACCGTCCGGCTCGTGTGA
- a CDS encoding NucA/NucB deoxyribonuclease domain-containing protein, with protein MAAISSLVLTAALLALGASSVDAASPKPLASVPGIEYTATLSDAAQPSSNGKGTAEMPIAPDNSAGTEWLNDCLGSSEAQDPSGRVYNRFKWCRDFELKAEYYKIENGKPVLKGTNAIRLLAAAIGYNDTRATRVFLRAKTGQVRYDGWNLIEKRTVAPNLKLEISPECVPGADQPTTATCGVGRSPAKMEWAQWSNFPDWVYWDVSSSSSEGVDQVAFHQWRFDENGASPGYEQIQRGKSSPVGIRCDSADYFSQGVKRYPRACIYTGALPFLTYDDNHPNIRQHIRDAQNAPATDGVTYPKEGHPKKVPGKWSSTAGSRGAPLHRVVSRGQGGAIALANEAVKKAACGQTGGVNPWGPDYNAATGLPPYNTSVDDCDEYPFSSTYEGASSTDWDFSVRNIANGENRSAGTKLGNFYVDDRILAWPVEDPYWVNVD; from the coding sequence ATGGCGGCGATATCCTCGCTCGTCCTCACCGCAGCCCTGCTCGCGCTGGGTGCCTCATCGGTCGATGCCGCAAGCCCCAAGCCACTCGCGTCGGTCCCGGGCATCGAGTACACGGCCACGCTCAGCGACGCTGCTCAGCCCAGCAGCAACGGCAAGGGGACGGCGGAGATGCCGATAGCCCCCGACAACTCCGCAGGCACCGAGTGGCTCAACGACTGCCTCGGTTCCTCGGAAGCGCAAGACCCCAGCGGCCGTGTCTACAACCGGTTCAAGTGGTGCAGAGATTTTGAGTTGAAGGCCGAGTACTACAAGATCGAGAACGGCAAGCCCGTCCTGAAGGGCACCAATGCGATCAGGTTGCTGGCCGCCGCCATCGGCTACAACGACACCCGTGCCACCCGGGTCTTCCTCCGCGCCAAAACCGGGCAGGTCCGCTACGACGGGTGGAACCTCATCGAGAAGCGGACCGTCGCCCCGAACCTGAAGCTGGAAATCTCCCCGGAATGCGTGCCGGGCGCCGATCAGCCCACCACTGCCACGTGCGGCGTCGGGCGGTCTCCGGCGAAGATGGAATGGGCCCAGTGGAGCAACTTCCCTGACTGGGTCTACTGGGACGTCTCCTCCAGCAGCAGCGAGGGCGTGGACCAAGTCGCCTTTCATCAGTGGCGCTTCGACGAGAACGGCGCGAGCCCCGGATACGAACAGATCCAGCGCGGCAAGAGCTCGCCCGTCGGTATCCGCTGCGACTCGGCCGACTATTTTTCCCAAGGCGTCAAGCGCTACCCGCGTGCCTGCATCTACACCGGGGCGCTGCCCTTCCTCACCTACGACGACAACCACCCCAACATTCGCCAGCACATCCGTGACGCACAGAACGCCCCGGCCACCGACGGCGTCACCTACCCCAAGGAGGGCCACCCCAAGAAGGTTCCCGGCAAGTGGTCGTCGACCGCCGGGTCTCGGGGCGCGCCGCTGCACCGCGTGGTAAGCCGGGGCCAGGGCGGCGCAATCGCACTCGCGAACGAGGCGGTGAAGAAGGCGGCATGCGGGCAGACGGGCGGGGTCAACCCGTGGGGCCCGGACTACAACGCCGCGACTGGCCTTCCGCCGTACAACACCTCGGTTGACGATTGCGATGAGTACCCCTTCAGCTCCACCTACGAGGGCGCATCGTCGACCGATTGGGACTTTTCAGTGCGCAATATAGCAAACGGCGAAAACCGGTCGGCTGGCACAAAACTCGGCAACTTCTATGTTGATGACCGGATCCTTGCCTGGCCGGTAGAGGACCCGTACTGGGTGAACGTCGACTGA